Proteins found in one Micropterus dolomieu isolate WLL.071019.BEF.003 ecotype Adirondacks linkage group LG12, ASM2129224v1, whole genome shotgun sequence genomic segment:
- the rbm14b gene encoding RNA-binding protein 14b isoform X2: MDKSNTVKLFVGNLALDTTQEELSAIFEPYGQVVSCSVLRQFAFVHLQGEGAAERAIRELNGREFRGRNLVVEESRGRPLHSTKVFVGNLSGMCTTEDLQQLFQTFGKVLECDKVKARHSSSAGYAFVHMENKEDALQAIEALHGTSFKGRPLSVELSKVQPSKQAPTGKIPCVNCGKQGHYAGECPVGKPSLEQYQSQAAVLAAAAAAAAGLPLQVQQSVHNSVYNTSTFDPTYAALTGITTGTRTDGNPVNPAVYGALASQVYGANVANQLYGTMANQAALTSGATHQMYSSMTPNIYGQMAATPAAAAAAAAAYATPVYTPTMANPPVYLTAAHGLEMQTAAAAVNPAYTVAQAIYGAATPAYAHISAMGAADHTAAIFEAARQAHYFAQGQQVVAEQHSAAAAAAAAVAKSGERDRSPLRRSLPLLPDPVMKPFMYQRAKPRRPLLPTPAGRAAEEAAEAAEDPMARYYAEYYQQLQQYPQFQYAYPPPSTVTAIPGMPGVSAVPTVSAMSAQSVATLDALRPVVPTAAAVAAAMAAPRVYEPPLPPPTRKEAILRRPELSLHTPEPPFR; encoded by the exons ATGGACAAGAGCAACACAGTGAAGCTCTTCGTGGGCAACCTGGCGTTGGACACCACCCAGGAGGAGCTGTCAGCCATTTTCGAGCCCTACGGCCAGGTGGTCAGCTGCAGCGTGCTGCGGCAGTTTGCCTTCGTCCACCTGCAGGGTGAGGGTGCCGCCGAGCGCGCCATCCGGGAGCTCAATGGACGGGAGTTTCGTGGACGAAATTTGGTGGTGGAGGAGTCGAGGGGAAGGCCATTGCACTCCACCAAGGTGTTTGTGGGTAATCTGAGTGGAATGTGCACCACTGAAGACCTGCAACAGCTGTTCCAGACATTTGGAAAAGTTCTTGAATGTGACAAAGTCAAAG CCAGGCATTCCTCTTCTGCAGGCTATGCCTTTGTCCACATGGAAAACAAGGAAGATGCACTCCAGGCCATCGAGGCCCTGCACGGCACCTCGTTTAAAGGCCGCCCCCTGTCTGTAGAGCTGTCCAAGGTCCAGCCCAGCAAGCAGGCACCTACAGGAAAAATCCCCTGTGTTAACTGTGGAAAGCAGGGCCACTATGCTGGAGAATGCCCCGTGGGGAAGCCTTCTCTGGAGCAGTACCAGAGTCAAGCAGCGGTTCtggctgctgccgctgctgccgCCGCCGGCCTGCCACTACAGGTCCAGCAAAGTGTGCACAACTCTGTCTACAACACCTCCACCTTTGACCCGACATATGCTGCTCTCACTGGGATCACTACAGGCACACGCACTGATGGAAATCCGGTCAATCCAGCTGTTTATGGTGCCCTTGCCAGCCAGGTGTATGGTGCCAATGTTGCCAATCAGCTTTATGGAACGATGGCCAATCAGGCAGCTCTTACATCAGGTGCCACACACCAAATGTACAGCTCTATGACCCCTAACATCTACGGCCAGATGGCTGCAACTCCGgcggctgcagctgctgccgctgctgcctACGCGACTCCGGTTTACACCCCAACTATGGCCAACCCCCCTGTCTATCTGACTGCTGCACATGGATTAGAAATGCAAACAGCAGCGGCCGCAGTCAACCCTGCCTACACAGTAGCTCAAGCAATTTATGGTGCGGCCACACCAGCCTACGCTCATATAAGCGCCATGGGAGCAGCGGACCATACTGCAGCCATCTTTGAGGCAGCCAGGCAGGCACATTACTTTGCCCAGGGCCAGCAGGTTGTGGCTGAGCAGCACTCAGCGGCTGCTGCTGCCGCGGCTGCTGTGGCAAAATCTGGTGAGAGGGACCGCAGTCCCCTACGGAGGTCGCTACCTCTCTTACCAGACCCAGTGATGAAGCCGTTCATGTACCAGAGAGCCAAACCACGCCGACCCCTGCTCCCCACACCAGCTGGCCGAGCAGCAGAAgaggcagcagaggctgcagaggACCCCATGGCCAG GTACTATGCAGAGTACtaccagcagctgcagcagtacCCCCAATTCCAGTATGCCTACCCACCACCAAGCACAGTGACAGCCATCCCTGGAATGCCGGGAGTGTCTGCAGTCCCTACAGTATCCGCGATGTCTGCCCAGTCAGTCGCCACGCTGGACGCCCTCAGGCCAGTGGTCCCCACCGCTGCGGCAGTGGCAGCCGCCATGGCTGCGCCCAGGGTGTATGAGCCGCCGTTGCCGCCGCCCACGCGCAAGGAGGCCATCCTCCGCCGCCCCGAACTCTCCCTTCACACGCCTGAGCCCCCATTCCGATAG
- the rbm14b gene encoding RNA-binding protein 14b isoform X1, producing MDKSNTVKLFVGNLALDTTQEELSAIFEPYGQVVSCSVLRQFAFVHLQGEGAAERAIRELNGREFRGRNLVVEESRGRPLHSTKVFVGNLSGMCTTEDLQQLFQTFGKVLECDKVKGYAFVHMENKEDALQAIEALHGTSFKGRPLSVELSKVQPSKQAPTGKIPCVNCGKQGHYAGECPVGKPSLEQYQSQAAVLAAAAAAAAGLPLQVQQSVHNSVYNTSTFDPTYAALTGITTGTRTDGNPVNPAVYGALASQVYGANVANQLYGTMANQAALTSGATHQMYSSMTPNIYGQMAATPAAAAAAAAAYATPVYTPTMANPPVYLTAAHGLEMQTAAAAVNPAYTVAQAIYGAATPAYAHISAMGAADHTAAIFEAARQAHYFAQGQQVVAEQHSAAAAAAAAVAKSGERDRSPLRRSLPLLPDPVMKPFMYQRAKPRRPLLPTPAGRAAEEAAEAAEDPMARYYAEYYQQLQQYPQFQYAYPPPSTVTAIPGMPGVSAVPTVSAMSAQSVATLDALRPVVPTAAAVAAAMAAPRVYEPPLPPPTRKEAILRRPELSLHTPEPPFR from the exons ATGGACAAGAGCAACACAGTGAAGCTCTTCGTGGGCAACCTGGCGTTGGACACCACCCAGGAGGAGCTGTCAGCCATTTTCGAGCCCTACGGCCAGGTGGTCAGCTGCAGCGTGCTGCGGCAGTTTGCCTTCGTCCACCTGCAGGGTGAGGGTGCCGCCGAGCGCGCCATCCGGGAGCTCAATGGACGGGAGTTTCGTGGACGAAATTTGGTGGTGGAGGAGTCGAGGGGAAGGCCATTGCACTCCACCAAGGTGTTTGTGGGTAATCTGAGTGGAATGTGCACCACTGAAGACCTGCAACAGCTGTTCCAGACATTTGGAAAAGTTCTTGAATGTGACAAAGTCAAAG GCTATGCCTTTGTCCACATGGAAAACAAGGAAGATGCACTCCAGGCCATCGAGGCCCTGCACGGCACCTCGTTTAAAGGCCGCCCCCTGTCTGTAGAGCTGTCCAAGGTCCAGCCCAGCAAGCAGGCACCTACAGGAAAAATCCCCTGTGTTAACTGTGGAAAGCAGGGCCACTATGCTGGAGAATGCCCCGTGGGGAAGCCTTCTCTGGAGCAGTACCAGAGTCAAGCAGCGGTTCtggctgctgccgctgctgccgCCGCCGGCCTGCCACTACAGGTCCAGCAAAGTGTGCACAACTCTGTCTACAACACCTCCACCTTTGACCCGACATATGCTGCTCTCACTGGGATCACTACAGGCACACGCACTGATGGAAATCCGGTCAATCCAGCTGTTTATGGTGCCCTTGCCAGCCAGGTGTATGGTGCCAATGTTGCCAATCAGCTTTATGGAACGATGGCCAATCAGGCAGCTCTTACATCAGGTGCCACACACCAAATGTACAGCTCTATGACCCCTAACATCTACGGCCAGATGGCTGCAACTCCGgcggctgcagctgctgccgctgctgcctACGCGACTCCGGTTTACACCCCAACTATGGCCAACCCCCCTGTCTATCTGACTGCTGCACATGGATTAGAAATGCAAACAGCAGCGGCCGCAGTCAACCCTGCCTACACAGTAGCTCAAGCAATTTATGGTGCGGCCACACCAGCCTACGCTCATATAAGCGCCATGGGAGCAGCGGACCATACTGCAGCCATCTTTGAGGCAGCCAGGCAGGCACATTACTTTGCCCAGGGCCAGCAGGTTGTGGCTGAGCAGCACTCAGCGGCTGCTGCTGCCGCGGCTGCTGTGGCAAAATCTGGTGAGAGGGACCGCAGTCCCCTACGGAGGTCGCTACCTCTCTTACCAGACCCAGTGATGAAGCCGTTCATGTACCAGAGAGCCAAACCACGCCGACCCCTGCTCCCCACACCAGCTGGCCGAGCAGCAGAAgaggcagcagaggctgcagaggACCCCATGGCCAG GTACTATGCAGAGTACtaccagcagctgcagcagtacCCCCAATTCCAGTATGCCTACCCACCACCAAGCACAGTGACAGCCATCCCTGGAATGCCGGGAGTGTCTGCAGTCCCTACAGTATCCGCGATGTCTGCCCAGTCAGTCGCCACGCTGGACGCCCTCAGGCCAGTGGTCCCCACCGCTGCGGCAGTGGCAGCCGCCATGGCTGCGCCCAGGGTGTATGAGCCGCCGTTGCCGCCGCCCACGCGCAAGGAGGCCATCCTCCGCCGCCCCGAACTCTCCCTTCACACGCCTGAGCCCCCATTCCGATAG
- the LOC123979816 gene encoding copper chaperone for superoxide dismutase-like isoform X1, with amino-acid sequence MAAPGSRYSWFVSVSRKVGSFLFNSVFSSQAATCVSNMDSERPAKLEFAVQMTCESCADKVRAALEGKPGVNSVSVDVSKEQVLVESTLTSAEVQALIESTGRRAVLKGIGGSEQDLGSAVAMLAGVGKIQGVVRFLQLSEERCLIDGTIDGLEPGPHGLHIHTLGDLTLDCHSCGEHYNPFGRQHGGPGDSERHVGDLGNIVAGPDGRTSFRQEDHQIKVWDVIGRSLVVDAGEDDLGRGNHPLSKQTGNSGERLACGIIARSAGLFQNPKQICACDGVTLWEERDRPIAGKGRRKASTETPAAHL; translated from the exons atggcggcgcccggGAGCAGGTACAGTTGGTTCGTTTCCGTTTCTAGAAAAGTGGGAAGTTTTCTATTTAACTCAGTTTTCAGTTCACAGGCGGCGACGTGCGTCAGCAACATGGACTCGGAGAGACCAGCCAAG CTGGAGTTTGCGGTGCAGATGACATGTGAGAGCTGCGCAGATAAAGTCCGAGCTGCTCTGGAGGGTAAACCTG GAGTGAACTCTGTCAGTGTCGACGTCAGTAAGGAGCAGGTGCTGGTGGAATCGACTCTGACCAGCGCAGAGGTGCAGGCTCTGATAGAGAGCACTGGACGCAGGGCCGTGCTGAAAGGCATTGGAGGATCAGAGCAAG ACCTGGGTTCAGCAGTGGCCATGCTGGCTGGCGTGGGAAAGATCCAGGGGGTAGTGCGTTTCCTGCAGCTGTCTGAGGAGCGTTGCTTGATTGATGGGACCATTGATGGGTTGGAGCCTGGACCCCACGGCCTCCACATACACACCCTGGGGGACCTCACGCTGGACTGCCACAG tTGCGGAGAGCACTATAACCCCTTTGGAAGACAACACGGTGGTCCAGGGGACTCTGAAAGG CACGTAGGTGATCTGGGAAATATTGTTGCTGGACCAGATGGCAGAACCTCATTTAGGCAAGAGGACCATCAgataaaa GTGTGGGATGTGATTGGCAGATCGCTGGTAGTGGACGCAGGGGAGGACGATCTGGGTCGAGGCAATCACCCTCTCTCCAAACAGACTGGAAACTCTGGGGAAAG GCTGGCCTGTGGGATCATCGCCCGATCAGCAGGTCTTTTCCAAAACCCCAAACAGATTTGTGCCTGTGACGGGGTCACACTgtgggaggagagagacagaccgaTAGCTGGGAAAGGTCGAAGAAAGGCCAGCACAGAGACTCCGGCAGCACACCTCTGA
- the LOC123979816 gene encoding copper chaperone for superoxide dismutase-like isoform X2 gives MAAPGSSSQAATCVSNMDSERPAKLEFAVQMTCESCADKVRAALEGKPGVNSVSVDVSKEQVLVESTLTSAEVQALIESTGRRAVLKGIGGSEQDLGSAVAMLAGVGKIQGVVRFLQLSEERCLIDGTIDGLEPGPHGLHIHTLGDLTLDCHSCGEHYNPFGRQHGGPGDSERHVGDLGNIVAGPDGRTSFRQEDHQIKVWDVIGRSLVVDAGEDDLGRGNHPLSKQTGNSGERLACGIIARSAGLFQNPKQICACDGVTLWEERDRPIAGKGRRKASTETPAAHL, from the exons atggcggcgcccggGAGCAG TTCACAGGCGGCGACGTGCGTCAGCAACATGGACTCGGAGAGACCAGCCAAG CTGGAGTTTGCGGTGCAGATGACATGTGAGAGCTGCGCAGATAAAGTCCGAGCTGCTCTGGAGGGTAAACCTG GAGTGAACTCTGTCAGTGTCGACGTCAGTAAGGAGCAGGTGCTGGTGGAATCGACTCTGACCAGCGCAGAGGTGCAGGCTCTGATAGAGAGCACTGGACGCAGGGCCGTGCTGAAAGGCATTGGAGGATCAGAGCAAG ACCTGGGTTCAGCAGTGGCCATGCTGGCTGGCGTGGGAAAGATCCAGGGGGTAGTGCGTTTCCTGCAGCTGTCTGAGGAGCGTTGCTTGATTGATGGGACCATTGATGGGTTGGAGCCTGGACCCCACGGCCTCCACATACACACCCTGGGGGACCTCACGCTGGACTGCCACAG tTGCGGAGAGCACTATAACCCCTTTGGAAGACAACACGGTGGTCCAGGGGACTCTGAAAGG CACGTAGGTGATCTGGGAAATATTGTTGCTGGACCAGATGGCAGAACCTCATTTAGGCAAGAGGACCATCAgataaaa GTGTGGGATGTGATTGGCAGATCGCTGGTAGTGGACGCAGGGGAGGACGATCTGGGTCGAGGCAATCACCCTCTCTCCAAACAGACTGGAAACTCTGGGGAAAG GCTGGCCTGTGGGATCATCGCCCGATCAGCAGGTCTTTTCCAAAACCCCAAACAGATTTGTGCCTGTGACGGGGTCACACTgtgggaggagagagacagaccgaTAGCTGGGAAAGGTCGAAGAAAGGCCAGCACAGAGACTCCGGCAGCACACCTCTGA